The DNA window AGGAATTTTTAAAACAATGTAAAAAGATTGGAAAAGATCTGACTGGTAAATCATTAGATGAAAAGGTAAATCATCTGAACAACAACATTTATGATTCAGAAAAAATTATTCTTAATGGGAACAATTTATTGACAGGAACTCTTTCATACAAAGGAAATGAAAAATACAAATGTGTCTGTCCCGCTGCCGTAAAAAAAGGCATGACAGTTTCTGATCTCACAGGCGATGCTGATGATCGCGCTATGCCGCTTTCTTATTGTTTTTGTTGTGCCGGCTCATTTCGGCGTCACTTACAGCTGCAACTGGGTGTTGGGCTGAAAACAAAAGAAATTGTTTCATCTCCGATTAACAGCAAGGGGCAAAAACCTTGTGAGTTTATTTTTGAAGTAATGAAGTAATATAGATGTTTTGATTAAAAGTATATTTTGCCTCTAAGGAGGATAGGTTCAATAGGTATCTTTTTTGTATCCTAAGGGCACGTTGAGACTTTAACTTTGATAGAGAAGGAATAGGTTGAAATAGCTAGGTTGAAAAGGTTTTAAGTAAATATGTAGGTGTGTTTTATGTTCCCTTAGACGATAAGTTTAGGGGAATTTTTTGTTAGGGGGTCTATTGTGTACGCGAAAATAGAGCTATTACCTGGAAAGATAGATATGATAATAACTAAATCTATATCAAGGTTTGCAAGGAATACTCTAGACTGCCTAAACTATGTTAGAGAACTAAAGGAACTAGGGATTGGAGTAATATTTGAAAAAGAAAACATAAATACATTAGATTCTAAAGGAGAAGTACTTATAACAATACTAGCAAGTCTGGCTCAGGATGAAAGCAGGTCCATTTTTGGTCGCGTATCGACAAAAGATGTTGAAATATGCAAGAAAGCGTCGAACGAAAATGGTTGCAATGATTACTTGAAAGCATGTACGATAATATCAGAAATACACTTACTATACATGGGGATTTTTAGTATTAGTCAGCAAGTGATAAGCTGTTTTTTGAATTGGCTAATCCAGGTAATCGCCACGGATGTGGTGCTCACAAGTCAGATCATTCTTAATATTATTAAATAACCAGCGATGCTGGTTATTTGATTTTAATCATGGATTTGTAATGGTCAAGCATTTTTGTAACACTTCTATATGATTTTTAGCATAATTGAGAAATTAAAGAAGAGTGATATAGAAGTAGATGCGTCAATATTGTGGAATAAAGGAAATTTCATAAAAAGAAGAGAGATTAGGAATTGGTCTTTAGAAAGAGGTATTAAGTTAAGGGAAAACTTTATACACTTTGATAAAATTGATTCATCTGAATGTGTTGAGCAACATAATATATCTGATTACGATTTAGAAAAACTTATTATGGAAAATTATATGTTTGAAAGTGAAGATAGTTTAAATAATAAGATTTGTGGTGGAAAATATTGCAATCTTGCAATTTCAACAAATGGAGATATTTATCCATGTACGTATATAAGGACCCCTATTTCAAATGTATTAAGTGAGAATATTATTAAAGATTACAATATGTGTACAGATACAACTTACTATAGAGAATGTATGGAGTTCATTGAAATTCGGCGTTCTTTAGATAAATTTTTAACTTTTTTATATATTGCTCCAATTAATCTTAGTTCAGTATGCTTATAGCCTTTTTTAGTATTTCGAGTGCATCCTCTTTATCTCTAAGTTCTTTTTTTAGTTTTGCAATTTCTTTTTCTTCATCTGATGAATAATTACCAGAACCTCTATGATTTACTACTCCATCATTATTTTTGGCGTTTTGAATCCAATTATTAAGACCTGTAGCACTAACCTTTAAATCTTCTGCTACTGCTTTGATTGATTTGCCAGATGAATAATAATAATTAACTGCATCTTGTTTAAATTCTTTACTGTAATGTTTTTTAGTTCCCATAAATGATCTCTCCTTGTCTGTTATATTTATTATACCAGATTCAAGGACATATCATGTTTATGTTCTCCGTTTTTTATTCTATCACCAAACTAATCCAAAACATGACGAATGATGTCGGGAAGCGTAGAACGAAAATAGCCGCAATGAGTATTTTAGGGTATGTACAATAATAAATATTGTGATTGCAACTGGAAGTAATTGAAATACCATAATGCTATTATTTCCAATAGTTTTAGATAGGAGATGGTTTTATGAATATTAATATAAATAATTTAGTTTCAATATCTGAAGCAAATCAAAATTCTTCTAAAATAGCAAGAATGGTCGATGAAAATGGAGTTGCAGTAATATTAAAAAATAATAAGCCTCGTTATGTACTAATAGAATATAGGCAGTTAGAAAAAGAAAAGATAGTTGGTGAAATGAAAATTGATGAAGTAGCTAAAAAGATATTGTCCAAACACATGAGAGCCTTTGAGGAATTAGCAAAATTAAAAGGCTTCGTAAAGAACAAGTTATAAAAACTCATAGTATGTTGATAAACCAAACTGGTGGTATCGATGGAATTAATGATTATTAGAATCTGCATTAAATGCACCATTTCAAACCTTCGATGGGGAATATATTTATAAAACGATCAAAGCAAAAGCAACCAAATTAGGATATTTTTTAATTAAGAACCATCCTTTTATAGATGGAAATAAGAGGATGGGTATTTTAGTGATGATGATATTTCTAGAAATTAATGGAATTGAAATTGACTGTACAGATGAAGAATTGATTATTCTTGGATTCGGGCTAGCAGATGGCTCAATTAATGATATGGAACTGCTAAACTGGATAATAAATCATAGTTAAGTTCAGAAAAAAGCCTTTCACTAAGGGGATAATATCTACCCACCACATCATTATCATCGTGGAGACGTGCATGCTTTTGTCCCACAAAAACTCACAAACATCTCCATCGTCTTTATAAACAGGAAAATTGAGTAAAATAGACTTCAAAGACATTTCAGCTTCATCGTATACTTTATCAAAGTTAACCAATAAGGTATAGATGTTTTCAATGTGATCACATCTTGCTCCATGGCTTTGATTGTTATTCAAAACCGACGTTAGGCTACTGTATTTTGTACAGGCGCATAGCTATCCTGCCGTCATAACAACGGTTTTTTATTACCGTTATTGTGGCGGCAAGTGTGTACTTACTTAATGTTCTAATTGATTCCTTCATTAGCGTCTGTATAGAGTGGATAGGAAGTCAATATTATTTACTTCCGCACTGGTCTGATATACTTAAAAAACCGTTCCGGGTTAAAATAAAAGTAAATTATTCTACCGGGGGAAGTATCAAAGCAGTAACCAGTGCCTGCAAAATCAAAAGTTGCCATTGCCTTTTCAATCTTTTCCTCCACACTACGATTTTCCTGCTCATAATCGAATGGCCCATGTTCAAAAACAATATACTCAGCTTCGGGAACATTAACCATAAGCATTTGCGGTGGCACTTCCCCTTTATAATCAAAAGGAAGTCGTACACCCCAACACTCTGTACGCGGAATACCCCAGTCGCAGAGTCTACCGTCCGGGTCGTTAATGTACGCCATAATCTGACCGCTTCCACAGTTAGGTTCGCTCCCACCATCGTCATCTAATTTGCTCTTGATACTATCGAGTAATCCACAAATTGTTTCGTAGTCCTGTCCTGGAATAAGACTTTGCTTTTGCCAAAAGTCCCAATACCCATTGCTCTCATAATTTTTAATGTGTAAAAATTTGTGTGCAGGAATGGTTATAAAATAAATTTTTACATCATCTGTAGATTTCATCATACCAATTTCTCCTAATCCTAAAAAGTAGCGGTCGAAAGGGTTTATTTTTGTACGAAGAACGACAGGCTTAGGCTTTCTTCGGTATTTACTTGGAGTTACACCATATGTTCCCTTAAAAGCTCTGGTAAAAGCTTCATGTGATGAAAAACCATAATCAAAAGCAATATCTAAAAGGCTTTTTTCACTATCTCGAACCTCTTTTAGTGCAAAGGCTAATTTTCTATGCCTCAGATAATCCCTAAATTGCATACCCGATATTTCTTTGAATTTTCTCGTTGTATAAAATTCGGAATAACCCAGCTTGCGAGAAAGAAAGCGTAGTGTCAAGGCTTCATCATTATAATCTTTAATACAATCGTCAATTTCATCAACGATTATTTGAATTTGTTTCTGCCACTCGTACATTCGTCTATTCACCTCGTTTCAATCACCCTACATTTATTATAAAGAAATAGAGAGATTACTGCTTGATTTTACTTGCTATTATTTCATTTTTCTCTTTTAAGTTCTACATCTTTTGGTTTTTCAGCGCATTTAGGTATCGTCTATGCTCAACCAAATTTTTCAATACCCTCAATGCGGTTTTTTTCACATAATTTTTGTATCCATGACTACCAAGGGGACCGTACCAAGGGGACAGGAATGATCTGACCCCAAAAAGTTGGACATTTTGAATTAAGCTACTGATAAGGATTGAGCTCTATATTGGATAGGGCTTAATCCTTTTAGTTTGGTCTTTATTCTGTATTTATTATACCACTCTATGTAATCTATTAGTTCTCTCTTAAAGTGATCTGTATCATCAAATTTTTGAAGATATAGTAATTCTGATTTTAACAAACCAAAAAAGTTTTCAATTACTGAATTGTCCAAACAGTTTCCTTTTCTGGACATACTTTGCTTTATTCCTAGTTGTTTTAATCGATAACTGTATCTTTTGTGTCTGTATTGCCACCCTTGATCTGAGTGAAATGTTAAACCTTCTAAGTTTTTATGCTTTTCAAATGCAATATCAAGCATCTCCATTACTTGCCCGAAGTGTGGTCTACTTGTAATAGAATAACTAATGATCTCTCCGTTAAACAAATCTAGTATTGGTGATAGGTATAATTTTTCCCCGAATAGTGAGAACTCTGTTATGTCTGTAACCCACTTTTGATTAGGTTTTTCTGCTGAGAAATCTCTCTTCAATAGGTTTGGTGCTGCTTCTCCTACTTCACCTTTATAGGATTTATATTTTTTCATTCTCACTTGGCATATGATATTTAGTTCTTTCATAAGTTTTTGTACAGTTTTGTGATTAATTACAAAGCCAAAGCTATTTAGGGACATAGTTATTCTTCTATAGCCGTATCTACCTTTACTGCTATCATATATTTCCCTTATCTTTTCTTTAATTTTTTCATATTTATCTGGTATGTCGAATCTTTTCATATGGTAGTAAAATGTTGACCTTTTTAATCCTGCAACTTCTAGCAGGGTATTTAGATCGTGTTCATGCCCTAAAGAGTTTACTACCTGTGCCTTTTCTTTGTTTTTAAGCTCATTTTTTCTTCCTTTAAGGCTATAGATTTTTTTAAGTAGGCAACCTCTGCTTTAAGCTTTTTGATTTCTAATATTAATTTATCTTCTGTAGCATTATCTAAGGAGTCCATATTTATTTCATTTTTATCTTTTTTCATACCTTGTTTTTGTGATCTTCCACGTCTTTCAGTTAAAAGACCAACTTCTCCTTCCTCATTATATATGCGTTCCCAATTTTGAACAGTAGTTGTACCTGGTATTCCAAACAGGGCAGATACCTGGTCTAGGGATAGATGGTTATTATGCATATATTTTACTACTTCTATTTTAAATTCACCAGTATATTTTCTAGGATTCATAGAAAAGCTAGCTTCTCCATGAATATCAGACTACCAAGGGGACAGTGACTACCAAGGGGACAGGAACCTTGGTATTTTAAATGAAAATTATTGCAAATGTATTAGTATTATCATACAATAAAAGGTAGTAAAACCATATACTACAGCATATGAAATGTCATTTAATAATAATCGGAAACATCAAATTATTAGATAGAGGAATCAAAATGATAGAATGCGAAAGATGTGGATATTATTTTCATGCAGATGAAATTAGAGAGTGCTCAGAGTGTTTATTAGAGCTTTGTGAGAGCTGTTACGAGGAGCATTATTGCCTAAAATTAATTGCTGAAATGACGTATATGAAGAAGGTGAAAAGCTACCTAAACACTGTCCAAGGTGCGAAGAAAAAGGCGTGTTTGAGGAGTTAGAATTAGACATTGATTAGACCTAAGATTAAAAGATTTTTAGTGGAATCATTGAAACATCCATTCAAAAAGAATGAATATATTTCGAAAAAATGTAATGCCCTCTAAGGAGGGAGTGTTAGAAATGGGCATCTCTATTGTCATCTCAAGGAACGTTGAAGCCGTAATCCTACTTACAAAGTAAGTAGTGGTACGTTTCATGTCAGGAATGTTCAAGAGCACGAGCAAAGTGAAGTGTGATTAGGAGCATTCTACGACTGAAAGTATACTTCTCATGATGCATTACGGAGTAGAGGAGAGATAAGTAAATTTATATAACAGGAAGGGGGCAAAAAGACTTGTTTACTTTAATGACAAAAGAATCCGCATTTGAAATATCACAATGGATGTATCCAGATATATATTCTTGCTATAGCTTTGATAGGAGCGATGAAACATTAGCGGAGCTTATGAATGGTGAATATTATGCGGCTTTTGATAATGATAATAAAATTTTAGGTTATATTTGTATTGGAAAATCCGCACAAATACCAACTTTAGAGAAGGATGTATATATGGACGAAACGGTTTTAGACATCGGACTTGGGTTAAACCCAGTATTATGCGGAAATGGGTTTGGTAGTAAGTTTTTGGCGGATAGTATTTCTTTTACTAAGCAGAAATTTAACACAAGTCACTATAGACTTACCGTTGCTTCATTTAACCAAAGAGCAATTAAAGTATATGAGAGAATTGGGTTCAAATATAACAGGAGTGTTCATCATGCTGTATCAAACGTGATTTTTCATATTATGCTTTATACTACTACACAATAAAGATTCCTTTAAGCAAAACTTAATATGATGTAAATACTACAATTAATCTAGTGTAAAATATAGTTGCGTTTATAATAAATTCGAGTTTGAAGTCTCTGTACACCAGTATATATTCAATGAAAAGTATATGCTAGAAACGATTAAAGGTAGATAATTGATTATAAAAGTCTCTCTATAAATGTAGATGTTTTAAAAACATAGGTTTTTTCCAAGAAATAACAAGGTATCCATAACATCATTGCTGTCATCTCAAGGCACGTTGAGACGTCAGACAGTGTAGAAAATCCAACAAATGGTTGACATAATTAAGGTCAAATATGCTACAATTTACCCATGATATCATAAGAAAGGGTGGTAGCATGAGATATATAGAAGGAATAAATAGAAAAAGTAAGATTGCATTTCCTGAATATATAGATGACTATATATCAGAAGATAATCCTGTGAGAATAATAGACGCATTCGTGGCATCATTAGATATGATTGCACTAGGCTTTAAAAATGCAGTGCCTAAAGATAAAGGCAGACCTAGCTATGATCCGAAAGATTTACTTAAACTATATATTTATGGTTATATGAATAGAATAACATCATCAAGAACATTAGAAAAGGCTACTCAAACAAATATAGAAGTGAT is part of the Proteiniborus sp. MB09-C3 genome and encodes:
- a CDS encoding IS3 family transposase → MYSLKGRKNELKNKEKAQVVNSLGHEHDLNTLLEVAGLKRSTFYYHMKRFDIPDKYEKIKEKIREIYDSSKGRYGYRRITMSLNSFGFVINHKTVQKLMKELNIICQVRMKKYKSYKGEVGEAAPNLLKRDFSAEKPNQKWVTDITEFSLFGEKLYLSPILDLFNGEIISYSITSRPHFGQVMEMLDIAFEKHKNLEGLTFHSDQGWQYRHKRYSYRLKQLGIKQSMSRKGNCLDNSVIENFFGLLKSELLYLQKFDDTDHFKRELIDYIEWYNKYRIKTKLKGLSPIQYRAQSLSVA
- a CDS encoding helix-turn-helix transcriptional regulator; its protein translation is MYEWQKQIQIIVDEIDDCIKDYNDEALTLRFLSRKLGYSEFYTTRKFKEISGMQFRDYLRHRKLAFALKEVRDSEKSLLDIAFDYGFSSHEAFTRAFKGTYGVTPSKYRRKPKPVVLRTKINPFDRYFLGLGEIGMMKSTDDVKIYFITIPAHKFLHIKNYESNGYWDFWQKQSLIPGQDYETICGLLDSIKSKLDDDGGSEPNCGSGQIMAYINDPDGRLCDWGIPRTECWGVRLPFDYKGEVPPQMLMVNVPEAEYIVFEHGPFDYEQENRSVEEKIEKAMATFDFAGTGYCFDTSPGRIIYFYFNPERFFKYIRPVRK
- a CDS encoding GNAT family protein, whose amino-acid sequence is MFTLMTKESAFEISQWMYPDIYSCYSFDRSDETLAELMNGEYYAAFDNDNKILGYICIGKSAQIPTLEKDVYMDETVLDIGLGLNPVLCGNGFGSKFLADSISFTKQKFNTSHYRLTVASFNQRAIKVYERIGFKYNRSVHHAVSNVIFHIMLYTTTQ
- a CDS encoding transposase gives rise to the protein MGTKKHYSKEFKQDAVNYYYSSGKSIKAVAEDLKVSATGLNNWIQNAKNNDGVVNHRGSGNYSSDEEKEIAKLKKELRDKEDALEILKKAISILN
- a CDS encoding type II toxin-antitoxin system Phd/YefM family antitoxin, which translates into the protein MNININNLVSISEANQNSSKIARMVDENGVAVILKNNKPRYVLIEYRQLEKEKIVGEMKIDEVAKKILSKHMRAFEELAKLKGFVKNKL
- a CDS encoding type II toxin-antitoxin system death-on-curing family toxin — encoded protein: MKAKATKLGYFLIKNHPFIDGNKRMGILVMMIFLEINGIEIDCTDEELIILGFGLADGSINDMELLNWIINHS
- a CDS encoding helix-turn-helix domain-containing protein; translated protein: MNPRKYTGEFKIEVVKYMHNNHLSLDQVSALFGIPGTTTVQNWERIYNEEGEVGLLTERRGRSQKQGMKKDKNEINMDSLDNATEDKLILEIKKLKAEVAYLKKSIALKEEKMSLKTKKRHR